One Aquisediminimonas profunda genomic region harbors:
- the hfq gene encoding RNA chaperone Hfq, protein MPEKSNNLQDLFLNNLRKNKTPVTMFLVKGVKLQGIITWFDNFSVLLRRDGQSQLIYKHAISTVMPAASVDLIGIAALFEQGDRKRGLQDVFLGAVQRTQNPVTMFLVNGVMLQGDIAAYDLFCLLLQRDDFAQLVYKHAISTIQPTHPINLAEEGEADAT, encoded by the coding sequence ATGCCCGAAAAGTCGAACAATCTTCAGGATTTGTTTCTGAACAACCTGCGCAAGAACAAGACCCCGGTGACGATGTTTTTGGTCAAGGGCGTCAAGTTGCAGGGGATCATTACCTGGTTTGACAATTTTTCAGTGCTTTTGCGCCGCGATGGCCAGAGCCAATTGATCTACAAACATGCGATTTCGACAGTCATGCCAGCAGCCAGTGTCGATCTGATTGGGATTGCGGCGCTATTTGAACAGGGCGATCGGAAACGCGGGCTCCAGGATGTTTTCCTTGGTGCCGTCCAGCGGACGCAGAATCCCGTGACGATGTTCCTCGTGAACGGTGTGATGCTGCAGGGTGACATCGCCGCCTATGATCTGTTCTGCCTGCTGCTCCAGCGGGATGATTTTGCCCAGTTGGTTTACAAGCATGCGATTTCGACAATCCAGCCTACGCATCCGATAAATCTCGCCGAAGAGGGCGAAGCGGACGCCACTTGA
- a CDS encoding retropepsin-like aspartic protease family protein: MTSDQTANLLYSLLFLVLVVSSLAARRLSVGATIKYAFAWLAIFAGAVVLYSFRGIARQGWEQVRAELFPGAPVQDGKTIRVKMEEDGHFHVDAQINGHMLNFLIDSGATTTTLSQTGANAAGVPIDAYGFPVATQTANGVAMMKRARIGSLSIGSIVRTDFPVLVSSDQNEAVNLLGMNFLSSLRNWRVEGREMILES; encoded by the coding sequence ATGACGTCCGATCAGACAGCGAACCTTCTCTATTCGCTGCTGTTTCTTGTTTTGGTGGTTTCGAGTCTCGCTGCGCGGCGTTTGTCGGTCGGCGCTACCATAAAATATGCCTTTGCTTGGCTTGCCATCTTCGCTGGGGCAGTTGTTCTATATTCGTTCCGTGGAATTGCAAGGCAGGGCTGGGAACAGGTCCGTGCCGAGCTTTTTCCAGGGGCACCGGTTCAGGATGGCAAGACAATCCGGGTCAAAATGGAAGAAGACGGTCATTTTCATGTGGATGCACAGATCAATGGGCATATGCTCAACTTCCTCATCGACAGCGGAGCAACGACGACAACCTTGTCGCAAACTGGCGCAAACGCTGCTGGCGTTCCGATTGATGCATACGGATTTCCAGTTGCGACACAGACTGCGAACGGCGTGGCGATGATGAAGCGCGCACGTATTGGATCGTTGAGCATCGGCAGTATCGTGCGTACGGATTTTCCTGTTCTGGTTTCGAGCGATCAGAACGAAGCTGTAAACCTGTTGGGAATGAACTTTCTGTCGTCGCTCAGGAACTGGCGGGTTGAAGGTCGTGAGATGATATTGGAGTCCTAG
- the mazG gene encoding nucleoside triphosphate pyrophosphohydrolase: MHQASDPPHADIRPLAEIMERLRNPESGCPWDIVQDFRTIAPYTIEEAYEVADACERDDMPALKDELGDLLLQVVFHARMAEERCAFSLSDVIGAICEKMIRRHPHVFGPLGSAADWEGIKESERAEMHEDKSAVAGVALALPALLRAEKLQKRAARTGFDWPDAAGARAKVEEEISELERAGTQDEKEDELGDLLFSVVNWGRKLGLDPEAALRRANVKFERRFRSAEQIGGEGFGAMTLDEKELLWQAAKRAQDEDRA; encoded by the coding sequence ATGCATCAGGCTTCAGACCCCCCTCACGCAGATATCCGCCCTTTGGCAGAGATCATGGAAAGGCTTCGCAATCCTGAATCTGGCTGCCCTTGGGACATCGTGCAGGATTTCAGGACCATTGCACCCTATACAATCGAGGAAGCCTATGAAGTTGCCGATGCGTGCGAACGCGATGATATGCCTGCGCTCAAAGACGAATTGGGTGATCTCCTGCTCCAGGTCGTCTTCCATGCTCGGATGGCTGAGGAGCGCTGTGCCTTCAGCCTTTCAGATGTCATTGGCGCAATCTGCGAAAAGATGATCCGACGTCATCCTCATGTCTTTGGCCCATTGGGGTCTGCTGCCGATTGGGAAGGCATAAAGGAGAGCGAGCGGGCCGAAATGCATGAAGACAAGAGCGCAGTTGCAGGGGTTGCTTTAGCTCTTCCTGCGCTGTTGCGAGCCGAGAAGCTGCAGAAGCGCGCGGCGAGAACCGGCTTTGATTGGCCGGATGCCGCGGGTGCCCGCGCAAAGGTCGAAGAGGAAATTTCCGAACTGGAGCGTGCCGGAACACAAGACGAGAAAGAGGACGAGCTGGGGGATCTTCTTTTCAGTGTCGTCAATTGGGGCCGAAAACTCGGCCTTGATCCGGAAGCCGCATTGCGACGCGCGAATGTAAAATTCGAACGTCGGTTTCGATCTGCAGAACAGATTGGTGGCGAAGGATTCGGCGCAATGACGCTGGATGAAAAGGAGTTGCTTTGGCAGGCAGCCAAGCGGGCTCAGGATGAGGATCGAGCCTGA
- a CDS encoding D-alanyl-D-alanine carboxypeptidase family protein yields the protein MKLHFALPAVLVAVSIPVSAAAPPFETSAPVAFMIDLSSGAVLYAKDADRRIPPASMAKMMTAHLAFRLIKQGKFRLDQKFTVRPETWAKWHGPEAGSTMFLSAGEEVSVENLLHGIVTLSGNDACIVLAEGMFGTEQAFVAQMNAEAQRLGLANTHYGTANGWPDGGVTYTTAKDLAALGRATIDETPDLYKKFYSLTQFTWGKTLGAGADITQANRNPILGRIPGADGIKTGHTDEAGYGFTGSAEQNGRRLVMVVAGIDTFNNRITESVKFMDWGFKAWESRPLVAAGKVVEQAEVQMGSSSKVGLVAPRNIAVTLPTGAAAKMSIKVVYDGPIKAPIAKGQHIADLVVSTPDTVPQIMPLVAEEAVSEAGFFGRVWAGLMSFFGG from the coding sequence ATGAAACTCCACTTCGCGTTGCCTGCTGTTCTTGTTGCCGTTTCCATCCCCGTCAGCGCCGCTGCACCGCCATTTGAAACGAGCGCACCCGTTGCGTTCATGATCGATCTGTCGTCGGGCGCCGTGCTTTATGCGAAAGATGCAGACCGGCGCATCCCACCGGCTTCGATGGCCAAGATGATGACGGCGCACCTCGCCTTTCGCCTGATCAAGCAGGGCAAGTTCCGGCTCGATCAGAAATTTACTGTGCGGCCCGAGACTTGGGCGAAATGGCATGGGCCCGAAGCAGGGTCGACAATGTTCCTTTCCGCTGGCGAAGAAGTCAGCGTTGAAAACCTTCTGCATGGGATCGTCACGCTTTCGGGCAATGACGCTTGCATCGTGCTGGCAGAGGGCATGTTCGGGACTGAACAGGCATTTGTTGCCCAGATGAACGCGGAAGCCCAGCGACTTGGCCTGGCCAACACGCACTATGGCACGGCGAACGGTTGGCCCGATGGCGGTGTGACCTATACGACGGCAAAAGATCTGGCCGCCCTGGGACGCGCGACGATCGATGAAACTCCCGACCTCTACAAGAAGTTCTACAGCCTGACGCAATTCACCTGGGGCAAGACTTTGGGTGCTGGTGCTGACATAACCCAGGCCAATCGCAATCCGATCCTGGGGCGTATCCCGGGTGCGGACGGCATCAAGACGGGCCACACCGATGAAGCAGGTTATGGCTTTACAGGTTCTGCGGAACAGAATGGGCGCAGGCTCGTAATGGTCGTTGCAGGGATCGATACCTTCAACAATCGCATTACCGAATCGGTCAAGTTCATGGACTGGGGATTCAAGGCCTGGGAATCGAGGCCGCTTGTCGCTGCCGGCAAGGTGGTTGAGCAGGCCGAGGTGCAGATGGGCAGCTCTTCGAAAGTTGGTCTTGTCGCGCCGAGGAATATCGCCGTGACCCTGCCCACTGGCGCGGCTGCCAAAATGAGCATCAAGGTAGTCTACGATGGTCCAATCAAGGCACCAATCGCCAAGGGACAGCATATTGCGGATCTTGTTGTCTCTACCCCAGATACGGTGCCGCAGATCATGCCGCTGGTGGCTGAAGAAGCAGTGTCCGAGGCGGGTTTTTTCGGTCGCGTTTGGGCCGGTTTGATGTCATTCTTCGGCGGGTGA
- a CDS encoding AAA family ATPase: MNNLVGHDGVLAEFLTAMRGPRMHHAWLLVGPEGVGKARTAMALAKRLLCEASDPDLSREGLAVPANHAIGRLFDAHTHPDFIQLERLPKDIKVLREIERANWPADLERARNITIEQVRSLGSTFALKPSYSRSRVVLVDAIDDMERGAANALLKSLEEPPHGTIFLLVSHAPGRLLPTIRSRCRTLRFAALDQVSMEVALRSAMPGITDSELTALVKAGEGSPGKALSFAGLDLAGMDADLRQIAQDGDPDNRIRSELAQSLSAKPSQRRYEAFLSRAPSFIAEEARERHGAGLKAAVDAWSAARGLAESAIRQSLDPQMTVFALAGHVAALVPGAKNAKA; this comes from the coding sequence GTGAACAATCTTGTTGGACATGACGGCGTCCTTGCCGAATTTCTGACTGCGATGCGTGGTCCCAGAATGCACCATGCGTGGTTGCTTGTCGGTCCCGAAGGGGTCGGCAAGGCAAGAACGGCAATGGCCTTGGCCAAGCGCCTGCTTTGCGAAGCTTCAGACCCCGATCTGTCGCGCGAAGGGCTTGCGGTGCCGGCAAACCACGCGATTGGTCGGCTGTTTGATGCGCATACGCATCCCGATTTCATTCAGCTTGAACGCCTACCCAAGGACATCAAGGTGTTGCGTGAAATCGAACGGGCAAATTGGCCTGCGGACCTTGAACGGGCGCGCAACATTACGATTGAACAGGTGCGCAGTCTTGGCAGCACCTTTGCACTGAAGCCCTCATATTCGCGATCTCGCGTCGTATTGGTCGATGCAATTGATGACATGGAACGCGGAGCTGCCAATGCCTTGCTCAAAAGCCTTGAGGAGCCGCCACACGGCACGATTTTCCTGCTCGTCAGTCACGCTCCAGGCCGGTTACTGCCAACGATCCGGTCACGCTGCCGCACATTGAGATTTGCGGCCCTTGATCAGGTTTCCATGGAAGTGGCGCTTCGGAGCGCCATGCCGGGGATAACTGATTCCGAGCTCACAGCACTGGTCAAAGCCGGAGAAGGTTCTCCCGGAAAGGCCTTGAGCTTTGCTGGCCTCGATCTTGCCGGCATGGACGCAGATTTGCGCCAAATTGCGCAGGACGGAGATCCGGACAACAGAATACGCTCTGAATTGGCTCAGTCACTCTCCGCCAAACCGTCGCAGCGTCGTTACGAGGCATTTCTGAGCAGGGCTCCAAGCTTTATTGCGGAAGAGGCGCGAGAGCGTCACGGTGCGGGATTGAAAGCGGCTGTTGATGCATGGTCTGCAGCGCGAGGCCTCGCAGAAAGTGCAATCCGCCAATCGCTTGACCCGCAAATGACGGTATTCGCGCTTGCAGGTCATGTCGCAGCCCTTGTTCCCGGAGCGAAGAACGCTAAAGCCTGA
- the tmk gene encoding dTMP kinase: protein MSPRFITLEGGEGVGKSTQLRALADAIRVQGHSVVTTREPGGSPGAEAIRSLLMTGDKDRWSSRAEALLFAAARADHVEKTIRPALDRGDWVLCDRFIDSTRAYQGGAGGLSDTEILALHTIGCGGLMPDRTFVLTLDLDQAAARAETRDGGKADRFALQTAQYHRSVAKAFLDMAGASPDRIRLISAAGSQEAVTERLMAGLSDLL, encoded by the coding sequence GTGAGCCCGAGATTCATAACTTTGGAAGGTGGGGAGGGTGTCGGCAAGTCGACCCAGCTGAGAGCTCTTGCCGATGCGATAAGGGTGCAAGGGCATTCCGTCGTGACAACGCGAGAACCCGGAGGCAGTCCCGGTGCCGAAGCGATCCGATCACTGTTGATGACCGGGGACAAGGACCGATGGAGCTCGCGCGCCGAAGCGCTGCTTTTTGCAGCCGCACGTGCAGATCATGTCGAAAAGACAATCCGCCCTGCTCTTGATCGAGGGGACTGGGTGTTGTGCGACCGGTTTATCGATTCCACCCGTGCCTATCAGGGAGGGGCCGGTGGACTGAGCGATACGGAAATTCTGGCGCTTCACACCATAGGCTGCGGCGGATTGATGCCTGACCGTACATTTGTGCTGACGCTCGACCTGGACCAAGCGGCAGCTCGCGCAGAAACACGGGATGGAGGTAAGGCAGACCGCTTTGCGCTTCAAACCGCGCAATATCATCGCAGCGTGGCCAAAGCATTTCTCGACATGGCTGGGGCCTCACCGGATAGGATTCGTCTCATATCCGCCGCTGGGAGTCAGGAAGCCGTGACTGAACGGCTCATGGCAGGGTTGAGCGATCTCCTGTGA
- the hflX gene encoding GTPase HflX yields MSVFQRQEDDGVTRGARALVILPDFGKGGLRSADARLEEAVGLAAAIGLDVRDTAVFRIRAAKPATLFGSGQVDNIRASAKAYDVDVVIVDGTLTAVQQNNLEKSLDTKVIDRTGLILEIFGERAASAEGRLQVEIAHLDYQAGRLVRSWTHLERQRGGFGFLGGPGETQIEADRRMIRDRMAKLRRELADLSRTRKLHRDRRTRAPWPTIALVGYTNAGKSSLFNRLTGASVMAEDLLFATLDPTMRQISLPGIEKAILSDTVGFVSELPTQLVAAFHATLEEVIDADIIIHVRDIAHPDTEAQREDVVRVMAEIGAGGEEGAPVIEAWNKIDLLDPETREMRISEAKRRTDVILISALTGEGIEALRKHLSDHLTQAHRTRQIELDISDGAGIAWLHANGAVEEEKLEKDRLKIRVRLSDVDFARFQARSSS; encoded by the coding sequence TTGAGCGTCTTTCAAAGACAGGAAGATGATGGCGTTACCCGCGGCGCCCGGGCGCTCGTCATTCTGCCTGATTTTGGCAAAGGTGGCTTGCGGAGCGCCGATGCGCGCCTTGAGGAGGCTGTCGGGCTTGCGGCGGCCATTGGCCTTGATGTTCGCGACACAGCTGTGTTTCGCATCCGTGCAGCAAAACCTGCAACGCTGTTCGGATCGGGGCAGGTGGATAACATCAGAGCCAGTGCAAAGGCATATGACGTTGATGTTGTTATCGTTGACGGCACTCTGACAGCGGTCCAGCAAAACAACCTTGAAAAGTCGCTCGATACAAAGGTTATCGACAGAACCGGGCTGATCCTTGAAATCTTCGGGGAACGCGCCGCAAGCGCCGAAGGGCGCCTTCAGGTCGAAATAGCCCATCTGGACTACCAGGCCGGTCGGTTGGTACGCAGCTGGACCCATCTTGAGCGGCAGCGCGGAGGTTTTGGCTTTCTCGGCGGCCCCGGAGAAACACAGATAGAAGCCGACAGACGGATGATCCGTGACAGAATGGCAAAGCTGCGGCGAGAACTTGCAGACCTTAGCCGAACGCGAAAACTGCATCGCGACAGAAGGACCCGCGCGCCTTGGCCGACAATTGCGCTCGTGGGTTATACCAATGCAGGAAAATCAAGCCTTTTCAATCGCCTGACAGGTGCCTCTGTGATGGCGGAGGATCTTCTGTTTGCGACGCTCGATCCCACAATGCGCCAGATTTCTCTTCCTGGAATAGAGAAGGCAATTCTTTCGGACACGGTTGGCTTTGTCTCGGAACTGCCAACGCAACTCGTAGCCGCCTTCCATGCGACTCTTGAGGAGGTGATTGATGCAGATATAATTATCCATGTCCGCGATATCGCGCATCCCGATACAGAAGCACAGCGGGAGGATGTCGTTCGCGTCATGGCCGAAATTGGCGCTGGTGGGGAGGAGGGGGCCCCCGTCATTGAAGCCTGGAACAAGATTGACTTACTTGACCCAGAAACTCGAGAAATGCGCATTTCCGAGGCGAAACGACGCACCGATGTCATTTTGATTTCTGCGCTCACCGGAGAGGGTATCGAAGCGCTCAGAAAGCATCTGTCAGATCATTTGACGCAAGCACATCGCACGAGACAAATCGAGCTCGACATCAGCGATGGGGCAGGAATTGCATGGCTGCATGCCAACGGTGCCGTCGAGGAGGAAAAGTTGGAAAAGGATCGCCTTAAGATCAGAGTGCGCCTTTCCGACGTCGATTTTGCAAGATTTCAGGCTCGATCCTCATCCTGA
- a CDS encoding TatD family hydrolase has protein sequence MFVDSHCHLNYKGLIEDQAGVIARAAAAGVVGMLNISTRESEWDDVVHVAARSLNIWASIGIHPHEADTHPDVDTAKLVEASAHPKVVAIGETGLDYYYDHSDRARQRASFRSHIAAARETGLPLIVHTRDAEADTAEILAEEMAKGQYSGVIHCFTASRHFAETALDLGLYISISGIVTFKNAKDLQETAAALPESRLLIETDAPFLAPVPHRGRPCEPAYVVDTARFLAGLRDVSVEALASRTRDNFFQLFAKAMPA, from the coding sequence ATGTTTGTCGATTCACACTGTCACCTCAATTACAAGGGGCTGATCGAGGATCAGGCAGGCGTCATTGCGCGAGCGGCAGCAGCAGGGGTAGTCGGGATGCTCAACATTTCCACGCGCGAGAGCGAATGGGATGACGTCGTGCATGTCGCCGCCCGATCCCTAAATATCTGGGCCTCCATCGGTATACATCCGCATGAAGCGGATACCCATCCCGATGTCGACACCGCAAAACTCGTTGAGGCCTCGGCACATCCAAAGGTTGTTGCAATCGGGGAGACAGGCCTCGACTATTATTACGACCATTCCGACCGGGCCCGCCAGAGAGCCAGTTTTCGCTCGCATATAGCTGCAGCGCGCGAAACCGGTCTGCCGCTGATTGTCCATACCCGCGACGCAGAGGCCGACACAGCGGAAATTCTCGCGGAAGAAATGGCGAAGGGGCAATACAGCGGGGTTATCCACTGCTTTACGGCAAGCAGACACTTCGCCGAAACGGCTCTCGATCTCGGATTGTATATCTCGATTTCAGGTATTGTTACATTCAAGAACGCCAAGGATCTGCAGGAGACTGCTGCGGCACTTCCTGAATCCAGACTGCTGATCGAGACAGATGCTCCGTTCCTGGCGCCTGTGCCGCACCGCGGGCGTCCTTGTGAGCCGGCCTATGTTGTCGACACAGCGCGCTTTCTTGCCGGACTGCGCGATGTATCGGTTGAAGCCCTCGCATCGCGCACACGGGACAATTTCTTCCAGCTGTTCGCCAAGGCTATGCCAGCATGA
- the metG gene encoding methionine--tRNA ligase: protein MSQPLFPERRTLKPDIMSGEPFYITTAISYPNGRPHIGHAYEAIAADAIARFHRLSGRDARLITGTDEHGLKMVQTAARAGVSTRELADEMSGYFKEMCAKLNVEYTQFVRTTEPRHHEASIALWKGMEAAGDLYLDRYEGWYSVRDEAFYDEKELVDGEGGIRLSPQGTPVEWTKEETWFFRLSRYQEPLLKLYAENPDFIRPESRRNEVLRFVEGGLKDLSVSRTSFDWGVPVPGSPGHVMYVWVDALTTYMTGVGYPALDGDFARYWPADIHLIGKDIVRFHTVYWPAFLMSAGLPLPKQVFGHGFLLARGGEKMSKSAGNVVDPLELADAFGVDQLRYFLLREVSFGQDGSYSEEAIITRCNADLANNFGNLAQRSLSMIAKNCDGKVPEPSKPSSDDATLVDAISAAQGAVEAAMEELALHSAIEAIWAAMSAANQYFADQAPWAVRKEDPARADTILYNTAEAIRQLAILAQWVIPEGAGKILDLLSQPENARSFSDLGEGLKPGLVLPSPFGVFPRLELAG, encoded by the coding sequence ATGTCGCAGCCCTTGTTCCCGGAGCGAAGAACGCTAAAGCCTGACATTATGTCTGGCGAACCCTTCTACATTACCACTGCAATCAGCTACCCCAATGGGCGCCCTCACATCGGCCACGCCTATGAGGCCATTGCCGCAGATGCGATTGCGCGATTTCATCGGCTTTCCGGTCGGGATGCGCGGCTGATAACCGGCACTGACGAACATGGACTGAAAATGGTGCAGACCGCAGCTCGGGCTGGCGTCAGCACGCGAGAACTTGCAGACGAGATGTCTGGTTACTTCAAGGAGATGTGTGCGAAACTTAACGTTGAATATACGCAATTTGTTCGCACAACGGAACCGCGCCACCACGAAGCGAGTATCGCACTTTGGAAGGGGATGGAGGCTGCGGGAGATCTCTATCTGGATCGATATGAAGGTTGGTATTCGGTCCGCGATGAAGCGTTTTACGATGAAAAGGAGCTTGTTGACGGGGAAGGGGGCATTCGCCTGTCTCCCCAAGGCACGCCGGTTGAATGGACCAAGGAAGAGACATGGTTCTTTCGCTTGTCCCGGTATCAGGAGCCGCTGCTCAAGCTTTATGCCGAAAACCCGGACTTCATCCGTCCGGAGAGCCGCCGCAATGAAGTGCTTCGCTTTGTAGAAGGCGGCTTGAAGGATTTAAGTGTTTCGCGAACGAGCTTCGATTGGGGCGTTCCGGTCCCGGGATCTCCAGGACACGTTATGTACGTTTGGGTCGATGCCCTGACCACCTACATGACAGGCGTTGGCTATCCCGCGCTGGACGGCGATTTCGCCCGCTACTGGCCTGCCGATATCCACCTTATCGGGAAGGACATTGTTCGCTTTCATACAGTCTATTGGCCCGCTTTCCTGATGTCCGCTGGCCTGCCCCTGCCAAAGCAGGTGTTTGGGCACGGCTTTCTTCTCGCCCGCGGCGGTGAGAAAATGTCCAAATCAGCTGGCAACGTCGTTGATCCTCTGGAACTGGCTGACGCTTTCGGTGTCGACCAGCTCCGGTATTTCCTGCTGCGCGAGGTGAGTTTCGGCCAGGATGGCAGTTACAGCGAAGAGGCGATCATTACGCGGTGCAATGCCGATCTGGCAAACAACTTCGGAAATCTTGCGCAGCGTTCGCTCTCCATGATTGCCAAGAATTGTGATGGAAAAGTGCCAGAGCCGTCGAAGCCCTCCTCTGACGATGCAACGTTGGTGGATGCAATTTCGGCCGCACAAGGTGCCGTTGAAGCGGCCATGGAGGAACTGGCGTTGCATTCAGCCATCGAAGCCATCTGGGCTGCGATGAGCGCAGCCAACCAGTATTTTGCCGATCAGGCCCCTTGGGCTGTTCGCAAGGAAGATCCAGCACGGGCGGATACGATTCTCTACAACACAGCTGAAGCCATCCGCCAATTGGCAATTCTGGCTCAATGGGTCATCCCTGAAGGCGCAGGCAAGATTCTGGATTTGCTCTCGCAACCAGAAAATGCAAGGTCCTTCAGTGACTTGGGAGAAGGTCTTAAGCCTGGCCTCGTACTACCATCACCTTTCGGCGTTTTTCCGCGGCTCGAGCTGGCGGGCTGA
- a CDS encoding sigma-54-dependent transcriptional regulator, with amino-acid sequence MALDILIVDDEADIRELVAGVLEDDGYEARCAADSDSALAAIADRRPSLVLLDVWLKGSRLDGLDLLDEIKRRDATLPILVISGHGNLDTAVAAVRRGAADFIEKPFEAERLLHLISRATETQRLRRENETLRAQIGFEDELTGTSSAINAVRATLKRVAPTGSRVLLTGPAGVGKEVAARLLHKWSTRASSPFVVASAARMTPERVDEELFGVERGEADISPGLMEQAHGGTLFLDEIADMPLTTQARILRVLTDQSFARVGGTRMVKVDVRVVSGTSRDLLEEIAEGRFREDFYYRLNVVPVHIPALAERREDIPVLAEHFIARFAAERRLKMPAFAPDAIAALQAYDWPGNVRQLRNIIERTVILAPNDRIGRVDVDMLPQEILGEGGAVTHGAANAMMGAPLREARETFEREYLRVQIRRFSGNISRTATFIGMERSALHRKLKILGMVDCRGEDEEQG; translated from the coding sequence ATGGCGCTTGATATCCTGATCGTTGATGATGAAGCAGATATTCGTGAACTCGTTGCGGGAGTGCTTGAGGATGATGGCTACGAAGCGCGCTGCGCTGCCGACAGTGACTCGGCTCTGGCAGCAATAGCTGACCGGCGCCCGTCGCTTGTGCTGCTTGACGTCTGGCTGAAAGGATCTCGTCTCGATGGTCTTGACCTGCTTGACGAAATCAAGCGCCGCGACGCGACGCTGCCGATCCTGGTCATTTCGGGCCATGGCAATCTCGACACCGCTGTAGCTGCCGTTCGGCGCGGCGCGGCGGACTTTATTGAAAAGCCTTTTGAAGCAGAGCGACTGCTGCACCTGATCAGTCGTGCGACCGAAACGCAGCGCCTGCGCCGCGAAAATGAAACCTTGCGCGCCCAGATCGGCTTTGAAGATGAGCTGACGGGAACGTCGAGCGCAATCAATGCGGTCCGCGCGACGCTAAAGCGCGTAGCTCCGACGGGCAGCCGCGTTTTGCTGACGGGACCGGCTGGTGTCGGCAAGGAAGTTGCAGCGCGATTGTTGCACAAATGGAGCACCAGAGCCTCTTCGCCTTTCGTTGTTGCCAGCGCCGCGCGGATGACGCCAGAGCGGGTCGATGAAGAGCTCTTCGGCGTCGAGCGCGGCGAAGCCGACATCAGTCCGGGACTGATGGAGCAGGCCCATGGAGGAACCCTGTTCCTGGATGAAATTGCGGACATGCCGCTTACCACTCAGGCACGCATACTGCGGGTGCTTACGGACCAGAGCTTTGCGCGGGTCGGAGGAACGCGCATGGTGAAGGTCGATGTCCGCGTTGTTTCCGGTACGTCACGAGATCTGCTTGAGGAAATTGCTGAGGGTCGCTTTCGGGAAGACTTCTACTACCGTCTCAATGTCGTGCCGGTGCATATCCCGGCGCTAGCTGAAAGACGTGAGGATATCCCGGTGTTGGCCGAACATTTTATTGCCCGGTTTGCGGCCGAACGCAGGCTCAAGATGCCCGCTTTCGCACCGGATGCAATAGCAGCTCTGCAGGCCTATGATTGGCCAGGCAATGTCCGTCAGCTGCGCAATATTATCGAACGCACGGTCATTCTTGCGCCAAATGACAGGATCGGTCGTGTGGATGTCGATATGCTGCCTCAGGAAATTCTCGGCGAAGGAGGGGCCGTCACGCACGGAGCAGCAAATGCGATGATGGGCGCTCCTCTAAGAGAAGCGCGCGAAACCTTCGAACGTGAATATCTGCGTGTCCAGATTCGTCGTTTTTCCGGAAACATTTCAAGAACTGCAACCTTTATCGGAATGGAGCGATCTGCACTGCATAGAAAGCTCAAGATCCTTGGAATGGTAGACTGTCGCGGCGAAGATGAAGAACAGGGCTGA